In Leguminivora glycinivorella isolate SPB_JAAS2020 chromosome 19, LegGlyc_1.1, whole genome shotgun sequence, a single genomic region encodes these proteins:
- the LOC125236694 gene encoding uncharacterized protein LOC125236694, protein MITDDSDNSDDNNKTPPPKKRKETKRNQKYRSGWEKTYTWLKQDAKNVHNAHCVICDHTFSIAKSGVGQVKQHGDTNIHIQKVKHTKKTSTFEHFFGGAVAGPSSASPDFLDDRAKITAGELSLTYHTVKHNLSYNSMDCNVKLNKVIYVDSKTALKIKLGRTKQEALVNEVLAPYALESVLESLRSPDIFYCVQTDASNKKNIKLFPLVVQYFDSENGVQNKLIDFYENANESADGMFQAINNSLTDHNLTFDRVSGLSGDNINANFGIHHSLFTNIKNLSPHLLKGNCHAHIIHNTVKHAMGILNCDVENIVLKIYSHFSSSACRREELKAFVAVLDGEWHELIRHVGTRWLSLLPCVDNILKNLDPLFDYFKNLEEDCPVHIENILLLNQPHGDIKIKVYLNFASHSLNNFNKAIKQLEGNNTTILDVYDILNTLKISLEQRQKDMFFGYQTKKFMEELEIKNLPESEKIKKNLLFFIEKSLNYLNKWFDFEESNWLCQIQKLNLKHCLNFDECDQIVKILHLEQRLNLDMDEMYDEIGTINTILENIQSNSDFTILRTDQKWVKILKGNGQGLPNLKKIVGFLLSVPATSAFTERIFSIMKLKWREERNRANLVLIKNELLIYTNLELSCEDSYQHFLKDSKLIRKAQSQSKYTFKVVDK, encoded by the exons ATGATAACAGACGATTCTGATAACAGTGATGACAATAACAAAACCCCACCGCCTAAAAAGCGAAAGGAGACGAAAAGAAATCAAAAATATAGAAGTGGGTGGGAAAAAACATATACCTGGTTAAAACAAGATGCCAAAAATGTGCACAATGCACATTGTGTAATTTGCGATCATACTTTTTCCATCGCAAAAAGTGGAGTCGGTCAG GTAAAACAGCATGGTGATACTAATATCCATATTCAAAAAGTAAAgcatacaaaaaaaaccagCACGTTTGAACATTTTTTTGGTGGTGCGGTAGCAGGTCCTTCCTCTGCTTCTCCAGATTTTCTTGATGATAGGGCCAAGATAACAGCTGGTGAACTGTCATTAACATACCATACTGTCAAACATAACCTGTCCTATAACAGCATGGACTGTAATGTAAAGCTAAACAAAGTGATATATGTAGATTCCAAAacagcattgaaaattaaattagGCCGGACTAAACAGGAAGCGCTTGTAAATGAAGTGTTGGCACCATATGCCTTAGAATCAGTTCTAGAAAGTCTTAGATCACCAGATATATTTTATTGTGTACAAACAGACGcaagcaataaaaaaaatattaaattgtttCCCTTAGTGGTACAGTATTTTGACTCAGAAAATGGAGTACAAAACAAACTCATAGATTTTTATGAAAATGCCAATGAGTCAGCAGACGGTATGTTTCAGGCCATTAATAACTCACTAACTGACCACAATCTTACATTTGATAGAGTGTCCGGCTTAAGTGGAGATAACATCAATGCTAATTTTGGAATCCACCATTCTCTTTTCACAAACATCAAAAATTTGTCTCCTCATTTACTGAAAGGCAATTGTCATGCTCACATAATTCATAACACTGTTAAGCATGCTATGGGCATCTTAAATTGTGATGTGGAGAATATTGTGCTAAAAATTTACAGCCATTTCTCATCGTCAGCTTGCAGGAGAGAGGAGCTTAAAGCTTTTGTTGCAGTTCTTGATGGTGAATGGCATGAGTTGATAAGGCATGTTGGAACTAGATGGCTTTCCTTGTTACCCTGTGTTGACAACATTCTTAAGAACTTGGATCCCTTATTTGACTATTTTAAAAATCTGGAAGAAGACTGTCCTGTgcacatagaaaatattttactaCTAAATCAACCACATggggatattaaaataaaagtgtATTTAAATTTTGCAAGCCACTCATTAAACAATTTTAACAAAGCAATAAAGCAATTAGAGGGCAACAATACAACTATATTAGATGTGTATGATATTCTGAACACCcttaaaatttcattagaacaGAGACAAAAAGATATGTTTTTTGGTTATCAAACAAAAAAGTTTATGGAAGAActtgaaattaaaaatttgccagagagtgaaaaaataaaaaagaactTATTGTTTTTTATAGAAAAGTCTCTCAACTATTTGAACAAATGGTTTGACTTTGAAGAGAGCAACTGGCTTTGTCAAATTcaaaaattgaatttaaaacatTGCCTAAACTTTGATGAATGTGACCAAATTGTGAAAATATTGCATTTAGAGCAAAGACTGAACCTTGACATGGACGAAATGTATGATGAAATAGGCACTATTAATACCATATTAGAAAATATTCAAAGTAATTCTGACTTTACAATTTTACGAACTGAccaaaagtgggtcaaaattttGAAGGGAAATGGTCAAGGCTtgcctaatttaaaaaaaatagttggaTTTCTGCTTTCTGTTCCCGCCACTTCAGCATTTACAGAGAGAATATTCTCTATAATGAAATTAAAGTGGCGGGAAGAGAGAAACAGGGCAAACCTTGTTCTAATCAAAAATGAGTTGCTCATCTACACAAATTTAGAATTGTCTTGCGAGGACTCATATCAACATTTCCTCAAAGATAGCAAACTAATTAGAAAAGCTCAGAGCCAGAGTAAATATACTTTTAAGGTGGTAGATAAATAA
- the LOC125236791 gene encoding uncharacterized protein LOC125236791 — MSDQGSRPVGVPVLAGVPVPVTVQGQIPPERPVSSAERLEQQPTETTEQKTATMESELAAITVSARIYPFWKDMPKQWFNQFEAIVGPQKMSKEAKFDLVVGKLGREELTTIGDILDNTERNYDTLKARLIKAFQESADRQFNKLVKEMDLGEQKPSQLYRRMAEAARDANVAEETVRRLWLQRLPTASRALLAMVPESAKLEELAAMADKVQESMGSGVIAAVATPESQLTTAINADLISGFRDMALEIRQLRTEIPLQVPRKCTELYPAVCLGQAAAVGRRSAADSIYLAAAVGRRGAADRVQLAATAGKLDAVHPGAAGGCVEPRSESHRLCVLDFNSGINFLVDTGADVSIVPASRFSATVRRECGLKLYAANNTEIKTFGTVSLELNLGLRRAFRWTFILCDVTRAIIGADFLRTHKLMVDLDSRILVDKVTNFRCVGSIEHCEHESIKCIRDDNPYRDILMRYMDVANPVSFKEPAKHSVKHYIETSGPPVYARARPLPRDRYEQAKQEFRNMQALGICRPSKSPWASPLHIVPKKDGQIRPCGDYRRLNAVTKPDRYPIPRLQDFTYGLSGKSLFSTLDINRAYHAIEVAPEDIEKTAIITPFGLFEFPRLCFGLRNAAQTFQRFMNAELQDIEAITDNLGAKSSLFCYIDDIIVASENDSVHREHLAKIFERFEKVGLTINLSKCQFGLSQVDFLGYTVSENGLRPRDDKVKAIINYPRPETVEQLRRFLGMVNFYRAHLGKAAEIQNHLNKFLHNSKKKIRRKLSGTPRQRPRSSSSNGIVERWHRVAKSALTARLADNASWTDELPTVLLGLRAACRSDNEDKKENHILKSDLKLASLGKPMTPIFRRHVVTERPDFVDGRFSYRERKPSHDKFIELGRNRIKAPAKPLTRCSPTNNVPLEVEKPEKRREGISRSNYVSLANLKINSKKDFEKKREDSSPVERVI; from the exons ATGAGCGATCAAGGATCCAGACCAGTGGGCGTGCCAGTTCTAGCGGGCGTGCCAGTGCCAGTGACCGTGCAAGGACAGATACCGCCAGAGCGTCCAGTATCCAGCGCCGAGAGGTTGGAACAGCAGCCTACAGAGACAactgaacagaaaacagcgacCATGGAGAGTGAACTAGCCGCGATTACAGTGTCAGCTAGGATATATCCTTTCTGGAAAGATATGCCTAAGCAATGGTTCAACCAGTTCGAAGCGATCGTGGGTCCCCAGAAGATGTCCAAAGAGGCAAAGTTCGACCTGGTAGTGGGCAAATTAGGCCGAGAAGAGCTGACCACGATAGGAGACATATTAGATAATACGGAAAGGAATTACGACACCCTGAAAGCTAGGCTCATCAAGGCGTTTCAGGAAAGCGCCGACCGGCAGTTTAACAAGCTAGTGAAAGAAATGGACTTAGGGGAACAGAAGCCGTCGCAGCTTTACAGAAGAATGGCTGAAGCGGCCAGAGACGCTAACGTCGCAGAAGAGACTGTCCGGAGGTTATGGTTGCAGAGACTCCCGACAGCATCGAGGGCGCTCCTCGCAATGGTACCAGAGAGCGCAAAGTTGGAGGAGCTGGCAGCGATGGCCGACAAGGTGCAGGAGTCCATGGGCTCGGGGGTGATAGCAGCTGTAGCAACCCCGGAGAGCCAGTTGACCACGGCGATAAATGCTGACCTGATAAGTGGGTTCCGAGATATGGCTTTGGAAATAAGGCAACTTAGGACTGAA ATACCACTTCAAGTTCCGAGAAAATGCACGGAGCTGTACCCAGCCGTGTGCCTGGGGCAGGCAGCAGCCGTCGGCAGGCGTAGCGCCGCCGACAGCATATACCTGGCAGCAGCAGTCGGCAGGCGCGGAGCCGCCGACCGCGTTCAGCTGGCAGCCACCGCAGGGAAACTAGACGCGGTGCACCCTGGAGCGGCTGGGGGGTGCGTGGAGCCGAGATCGGAAAGCCACCGCTTGTGTGTTTTAGACTTCAATAGTGGTATTAATTTTTTAGTAGACACCGGAGCAGACGTATCCATCGTACCAGCTAGTAGATTCAGTGCCACAGTGCGTCGCGAGTGTGGTTTAAAATTGTACGCAGCTAATAACACGGAAATTAAAACTTTCGGTACAGTGTCGCTAGAGCTCAATTTAGGACTGCGGAGAGCGTTTCGGTGGACATTTATATTGTGTGACGTGACTCGAGCCATCATCGGTGCAGATTTCTTAAGGACTCATAAGTTAATGGTAGATTTGGACAGTAGAATATTAGTTGATAAAGTGACAAACTTTAGATGCGTAGGGTCTATTGAGCATTGTGAACATGAGTCCATAAAATGTATTCGGGATGATAACCCATACCGTGACATCTTGATGCGTTACATGGACGTAGCAAACCCCGTATCGTTTAAAGAACCTGCTAAACACAGTGTAAAGCACTACATAGAGACATCAGGTCCTCCGGTATATGCGCGAGCTAGGCCGTTACCGCGAGATAGATATGAGCAGGCAAAGCAGGAATTTCGTAACATGCAAGCTTTAGGTATTTGCAGGCCGAGTAAGAGTCCTTGGGCCAGCCCTCTACACATAGTTCCGAAGAAGGACGGGCAGATCAGACCGTGCGGAGACTATAGGAGGCTGAACGCTGTCACGAAGCCGGACAGGTACCCGATTCCCAGGTTACAAGACTTCACGTACGGATTATCGGGTAAGTCATTATTTTCCACTTTAGATATCAATCGAGCATATCATGCCATAGAAGTCGCACCTGAGGACATCGAGAAAACGGCAATAATTACGCCTTTCGGATTATTTGAGTTCCCAAGGTTATGTTTTGGATTACGTAACGCAGCACAAACGTTTCAGCGTTTCATGAACGCTGAATTACAGGACATCGAGGCGATCACTGATAACCTAGGCGCAAAGtcttcattattttgttacataGATGATATAATAGTAGCTTCAGAGAACGATAGTGTGCATAGGGAACATCTTGCAAAAATTTTTGAGCGTTTCGAAAAAGTCGGTTTAACGATTAATTTGAGTAAATGTCAGTTTGGATTATCGCAGGTAGATTTTTTAGGTTATACAGTTTCAGAAAACGGATTACGACCACGCGACGACAAAGTAAAGGCTATTATTAACTATCCGAGACCCGAGACCGTTGAGCAACTTAGGCGTTTCTTAGGAATGGTTAACTTTTATAGAGCACATCTAGGTAAAGCCGCGGAGATACAGAatcatttaaataagtttttgcaCAACTCGAAGAAAAAGATCAGACGAAAATTGAGTGGGACGCCGAGGCAGAGACCGCGTTCGAGCAGT AGCAACGGGATCGTCGAACGTTGGCATCGGGTAGCTAAAAGTGCTCTAACAGCCAGGTTAGCAGACAACGCATCCTGGACGGACGAGCTTCCAACGGTTCTACTAGGACTCCGAGCAGCGTGCAGGTCAGACAATGAG GACAAGAAAGAGAACCACATACTCAAAAGTGACCTGAAATTAGCAAGCTTGGGCAAACCGATGACGCCGATATTCCGGCGGCACGTGGTCACGGAACGGCCGGACTTCGTCGACGGCAGGTTTAGCTACCGAGAGCGCAAGCCCAGCCACGATAAATTTATTG AACTGGGCAGAAACAGGATCAAAGCCCCCGCGAAGCCGCTGACTCGCTGCTCGCCCACCAACAACGTCCCTCTAGAAGTAGAAAAGCCCGAGAAGAGAAGAGAAGGTATCTCCAGAAGCAACTACGTCAGCCTTGCCAACCTCAAGATTAACTCCAAGAAGGACTTCGAGAAAAAGAGAGAAGATAGTTCACCTGTTGAACGAGTTATTTAG